The region CCCCGCCTTCCTCGCCTATCCGAACTTCAACGTCTATCTGGAGTGGAACCAGTCCTTCGTCTACACGACCACGGCCGCCTACTTCGCCACCCGTCTCGCAGGTGCCCCGGTCTACAACGAGGGCAACCCGGAACCGGGGCTGAGCGACGCACAGATGAAACAGCTGCAGACCAAGCTCGCGAACATGGGTTATGATGTCGGCAAGATCGACGGCATCCTGGGATCCGGTACCCGCGCCGCCGTGCGCGATGCCCAGCAACGGCTCGGGATGCCGGCCGACGCCTGGCCGACCCCGGCCCTGCTCAACCGTCTCTGAAAATGGAATAGGGTACGGGCGCGACAGCCCTGCCTCGAGTGCCCGGAACGCGATTGAAATCGCGTTCCGGGCTTGCATGTTGCTGACCGCTTATTCCACCTTAGCCTTGTCGGCCCCTGGTGCGTCTTCCAGCACGGTCGGCGTTCCGCCGTCGCCCAGCAGAAACACGGTCAGAATACGGGCCCGTCCCTCGCCGGTGTTTTCACCGCGATGGGTAACCTTCAGCGCCTCCAGCATACCGTCTCCCTCCCGGTAGACCTTCTTGCCGATCTCTTCGTAGGTGACCGTGATTTCGCCTTCCAGAACATAGGCGAAGAGAGGTGCATGATGCTGGTGCCATTCGGTCGCCTCTCCGGGTTCCATGGTGACGACCATGGCCTTTACGGACGGATTTTCCTGCGGAAAGGGGACCGTTTCGCCGGCAACCGTCTTATCGCCGGAAAAGACTTCCTCCACCTTGTCATAAGGCGTTTCTGCCGCCTCTTGCGCTTCGCTCGCGGCCTGGGAGCCAGGCTTGGCGTGCGGCTGAGACGGGGCCGGTTTGCCTTCCGGAGTGACCGACTTGTCCGCAGCTGTGGCCGGCGCCGCAAGCAGGGAGCCGGCAAGGAGTGCGAGGCATACGTGTTTCATCAGTGTCATTTTGGCGTCCAGATGGGTGTGGCGTTTTCGGTTGTCATGGGCCGGTCGTCGATAAGGCGGCTAGCAGCGCAACTGCCTGCAATGTGCAACACAATTGGCAATGCAACAACGCGAAACCGGTGCCAATTCAACTTTGGCGGCCCCGCATCCCCTACAGAGACCGGTTGGCGTGAATGTCAGACCTCGATGGTCTCGCCCGGACTGGGAAGCTTCACCCTCGAGGAAGCATCGCCCATCGCCGCGGTGAAGGTTGCCGCCGTCTGGTCGATGATCGGAAACGAACCGAAATGGCAGGGCACGATCGTTTCGAAGTCGAAGAACCGGTTGCAGGCGAGCGCAGCGGTCTTGCCGCCCATGGTGAACCTGTCGCCGATCGGAACCAGGCCGATTTTGGGCTTATAGATCTCATTGATGAGCGCCATGTCGGAGAAAATGTCGGTATCTCCAAGGTGATAGAGTACCTTTTCACCCGGAGCGTCGATGATCACACCGTGCGGATTGCCCAAATAGATGGCCTCGCCGTCCGTCTGTTTCGATGAGGAATGATCCGCTCTCGTCAGCGCCACCTTGAAAGGACCGACGTCGACGTTGCCGCCGGAATTCATCGGGCTGAAATTCTCGATCCCCTGACGGTTTGCCCACATGCAGATCTCGAAATTGGCCGTCAGCTGCGCCCCGGTCTTCTTCAGGATCTCGATGGAATCGCCAATGTGATCGTCGTGGCCGTGGGTCAAAATCAGATGAGTAACCCCTTCGGCGACCTGATCGACATTCAGGTTTTCGGGAAAGGCTGGATTTCCGCTCAGGAACGGGTCGATCAGGATTGTGGCGTTGTCGATTTCGAGCTTGAAGGCCGAATGGCCATACCATGTGAGCTTCATCACAATCTCCCAACGATTTTTTCCAGTAAGAGAAGAAACTAGTGCGGTTCGCGGTCAAATTGAACCGTCGGTATTGAGAAACGCTCCGGCAACCACACCGCCGGTGCTATTCTTCAAAAAAGGACAGCATCTGGCTAATTTTGATATTTCGGGAAGCACAAACATG is a window of Roseibium salinum DNA encoding:
- a CDS encoding cupin domain-containing protein — protein: MTLMKHVCLALLAGSLLAAPATAADKSVTPEGKPAPSQPHAKPGSQAASEAQEAAETPYDKVEEVFSGDKTVAGETVPFPQENPSVKAMVVTMEPGEATEWHQHHAPLFAYVLEGEITVTYEEIGKKVYREGDGMLEALKVTHRGENTGEGRARILTVFLLGDGGTPTVLEDAPGADKAKVE
- a CDS encoding metal-dependent hydrolase, translated to MKLTWYGHSAFKLEIDNATILIDPFLSGNPAFPENLNVDQVAEGVTHLILTHGHDDHIGDSIEILKKTGAQLTANFEICMWANRQGIENFSPMNSGGNVDVGPFKVALTRADHSSSKQTDGEAIYLGNPHGVIIDAPGEKVLYHLGDTDIFSDMALINEIYKPKIGLVPIGDRFTMGGKTAALACNRFFDFETIVPCHFGSFPIIDQTAATFTAAMGDASSRVKLPSPGETIEV